Proteins encoded by one window of Nicotiana tabacum cultivar K326 chromosome 10, ASM71507v2, whole genome shotgun sequence:
- the LOC142165459 gene encoding uncharacterized protein LOC142165459, protein MVTCILSVCSFDAFASIDPGSTHPYVSPYFTLRFNRQPMLLNDPFLVATPVGESLLAEYVYRSCQIQVEGRHTLANLILLDMIDFDMLIRMDWSSSCYAIVDCHAKIVKFEIPNEPSFILKGSQVPETCKILSFMKAQRLLKKGCLGLLTIVNDTRKETFSIENLPVVREFSYVFPEDLPGLPPLQGVSHFSRIDLRSGYHQLRIKDEDIPNTAFRTRYKHYEFLVIPFRLTNAPVAFMDSMNRRDLNLWQRRWMELLKDYDCSILYHPGKANVVADVLSRKSMGSLAHIALANRLLAKDIQRIEDICIRFSVGNSEATQYEDERLCKYRDEALVGKSKEMIVESDGVLRMGDRLYVADVDGLRHAILKEAHNTKYTIHPGSTKMYHDLKQFYWWEVKTTYGRVRYAQIFMNEIVRLHGVPISIISDRGSQFTSRFWKSFQEALGTRILEDMLRACILEFGGSWNTYLLLAEFAYNNSFQSSIQMVLYETLYGRRSRSPIGWFEVLEAPAIPLDEKLSYEKEPMAIVDRQVRKLRSKEIVFIKVLCRNHTVEEATWEVEKDMQAKYPHLFQSTGFLLLLATGLLVVAVLLCAVYATAVFCTDFPLLLFAFQIPGTQIDTLVLVG, encoded by the exons ATGGTTACATGTATTCTTTCTGTCTGTTCATTTGATGCATTTGCGtcgattgatccgggatctactcacCCTTATGTGTCCCCATACTTTACTTTGAGGTTTAATAGACAGCCTATGCTATTGAATGATCCTTTTCTAGTCGCTACTCCTGTAGGAGAGTCTCTATTAGCTGAATACGTGTATCGTTCTTGTCAGATTCAGGTTGAGGGTAGACATACTCTAGCTAACCTTATTttacttgatatgattgactttgacatgCTGATCAGAATGGACTGGTCATCTTCTTGCTATGCTATAGTCGATTGTCATGCAAAGATAGTTAAGTTTGAGATACCAAATGAACCCAGTTTTATTCTAAAAGGGAGTCAAGTTCCAGAGActtgcaaaattttatcttttatgaaggctcaacgacTTCTAAAGAAAGGTTGCCTGGGTCTCTTAACTATTGTAAATgacacaagaaaggaaacatTTAGTATAGAAAATTTACCAGTAGTGAGAGAATTTTCTTATGTATTTCCTGAGGATTTACCAGGATTGCCTCCA ttacaaggagtTTCCCACTTTTCAAGGATTGACCTCCGTTCTGGTTatcatcaacttagaatcaaagatgaagatattcCTAACACTGCTTTCAGAACTCGATACaagcactatgagtttcttgtgatacCTTTCAGACTAACAAATGCTCCAGTTGCATTCATGGATTCaatgaatagg AGAGATCTGAATCTTTGGCAGCGTCGGTGGATGGAACTACTCAAAGACTATGATTGTTCTATTTTATATCATCctggaaaagccaatgtggtggctgatgtaTTGAGCAGAAaatctatggggagtttggcacatATAGCTCTTGCAAATAGACTTTTGGCCAAGGACATTCAGAGAATAGAAGATATATGTATTAGATTTAGTGTCGGAAATTCAGAG GCCACCCAATATGAGGATGAACGATTATGCAAATACAGGGATGAGGCCTTAGTTGGTAAAAGCAAGGAAATGATTGTTGAAAGTGATGGTGTTCTTCGAATGGGTGATAGGCTCTATGTAGCAGACGTAGATGGATTGAGACATGCTATTCTTAAAGAAGCTCACAACACTAAATACACTATACATCCTGGATCCACAAAAATGTACCATGACCTGAAGCAATTTTATTGGTGGGAAG TAAAGACTACATATGGTAGAGTGAGGTATGCGCAAATATTTATGAACGAAATTGTCCGACTTCACGGAGTTCcaatatctatcatctctgatagaGGATCACAGTTCACTTCAcgcttttggaaatcttttcaagaaGCATTGGGTACACGA atcttggaggatatgttgagagcttgcattcttgagtttggGGGTAGTTGGAACACTTATCTACTGTtagctgaatttgcttacaacaatagcttccaGTCCAGTATTCAAATGGTACTGTACGAAACATTATATGGTAGAAGAagtcgttctcctatcggatggtttgag GTGCTTGAAGCACCTGCTATACCGCTTGATGAGAAGTTGTCTTACGAGAAGGAACCGATGGCTATTGttgataggcaagtaagaaagctTCGGTCAAAAGAAATTGTGTTCATTAAAGTTTTATGCAGAAATCATACagttgaagaagctacttgggaagtaGAAAAAGATATGCAAGCGAAGTATCCTCATTTGTTTCAGTCTACAG GATTTCTGCTATTGTTGGCTACTGGTTTACTGGTTGTTGCTGTACTGTTGTGTGCTGTGTATGCTACTGCTGTTTTCTGCActgattttcctcttcttctctttgctttccaaataccaggcaCACAAATTGATACACTGGTTCTTGTAGGCTGA